A genomic window from Blastococcus saxobsidens DD2 includes:
- a CDS encoding acyl-CoA dehydrogenase family protein — protein MSDRSAITSDFYDLEALLDDDDRALLHRVRTFMAEQVEPVINEYWTRAEFPHHLIPAMAELGIAGTSIQGYGCRGRSPLLDGMIAMELSKGDPSISTFMGVHGGLAMGSIYLCGSEEQKERWLPAMARMELIGAFGLTEPEHGSDVARGLQTTCRRDGDSWVLDGEKKWIGNATFADLVIIWARDVDTERVLGFVVEQGTPGFTAVNLEDKIALRVVQNAHITLAGVRVPEENRLQEAHSFRETADVLRMTRAGVAWSAVGCSRGAYEHALRYALGRRQFGQPIVEFQLVQDLLVRMLGNITASAAMCARLSHLQGAGRMTDEQASLAKAFCTMRMRETVGWARELMGGNGILLENHVGRYVADAEAIYSYEGTREVNTLIVGRGVTGSSAIV, from the coding sequence ATGAGCGACCGGTCGGCGATCACGTCGGACTTCTACGACCTCGAGGCCCTGCTCGACGACGACGACCGGGCGCTGCTGCACCGCGTCCGCACGTTCATGGCCGAGCAGGTCGAGCCGGTCATCAACGAGTACTGGACGCGCGCGGAGTTCCCGCACCACCTCATCCCGGCCATGGCCGAGCTGGGCATCGCCGGCACCTCGATCCAGGGGTACGGCTGCCGGGGCCGCTCGCCGCTGCTCGACGGGATGATCGCCATGGAGCTGTCGAAGGGCGACCCCTCGATCTCCACGTTCATGGGCGTCCACGGCGGCCTGGCCATGGGGTCGATCTACCTGTGCGGCTCCGAGGAGCAGAAGGAGCGCTGGCTGCCGGCCATGGCCCGCATGGAGCTGATCGGGGCGTTCGGGCTGACCGAGCCCGAGCACGGCTCCGACGTCGCCCGCGGCCTGCAGACGACGTGCCGGCGGGACGGCGACTCCTGGGTGCTGGACGGCGAGAAGAAGTGGATCGGCAACGCCACCTTCGCCGACCTGGTCATCATCTGGGCCCGGGACGTCGACACCGAGCGGGTGCTCGGCTTCGTCGTCGAGCAGGGCACGCCCGGCTTCACCGCGGTGAACCTCGAGGACAAGATCGCGCTCCGGGTGGTGCAGAACGCGCACATCACCCTGGCGGGCGTGCGGGTGCCCGAGGAGAACCGGCTGCAGGAGGCGCACAGCTTCCGCGAGACCGCCGACGTGCTGCGGATGACCCGCGCCGGCGTCGCCTGGTCGGCGGTGGGCTGCTCCCGCGGCGCGTACGAGCACGCGCTCCGCTACGCCCTGGGCCGCCGGCAGTTCGGCCAGCCGATCGTGGAGTTCCAGCTCGTGCAGGACCTGCTGGTCCGGATGCTGGGCAACATCACCGCCTCGGCGGCCATGTGCGCGCGGCTGTCGCACCTGCAGGGGGCCGGCCGGATGACCGACGAGCAGGCGTCGCTGGCGAAGGCGTTCTGCACCATGCGGATGCGCGAGACCGTCGGCTGGGCCCGCGAGCTGATGGGCGGGAACGGGATCCTGCTGGAGAACCACGTGGGCCGCTACGTCGCCGACGCGGAGGCGATCTACAGCTACGAGGGCACCCGCGAGGTGAACACGCTGATCGTCGGCCGCGGCGTCACGGGGTCCAGCGCCATCGTCTGA
- a CDS encoding ABC transporter substrate-binding protein, translating to MRAGRGVVAVLLALCVLTGCERGSPSPPDRPDTIRFASYDFPENQTLVEVYAEAVRRRGLPVSVQHGIGTREVVSPALQQGVVDVVVDYLGTALAFARPQFPRPPEMPEQMHAVLTRTMGGRGVDVLAAADAEDQNGFAVTTDFAAAHDVHRLSDLTGLAGDLAFGGPPECPDRPFCLLGLEQVYGVRFGAVTSMPSRAATIEALLAGQIQVGMLETTDARLAIAPVVLLADDRGLQPRENVVPMVRSEVFDRWGEPLREALESTSARLTTADLVALNRAVELQGRTPAEAARAWWDRQ from the coding sequence GTGCGCGCTGGCCGGGGCGTCGTCGCGGTCCTCCTGGCCCTCTGCGTGCTCACCGGCTGCGAGCGGGGATCGCCGTCCCCACCGGACCGGCCCGACACGATCCGGTTCGCCTCCTACGACTTCCCGGAGAACCAGACCCTCGTGGAGGTCTACGCCGAGGCCGTGCGCCGACGGGGGCTGCCGGTGTCGGTGCAGCACGGCATCGGCACCCGCGAGGTGGTGTCACCAGCACTGCAGCAAGGCGTGGTCGACGTCGTGGTCGACTACCTCGGCACGGCGCTCGCCTTCGCCCGTCCGCAGTTCCCCCGCCCGCCGGAGATGCCCGAGCAGATGCACGCCGTCCTCACCCGCACGATGGGCGGGCGCGGGGTCGACGTCCTCGCCGCCGCGGACGCCGAGGACCAGAACGGCTTCGCCGTCACCACCGATTTCGCGGCCGCCCACGATGTGCACCGGTTGTCCGACCTCACCGGTCTGGCCGGAGATCTGGCTTTCGGCGGTCCGCCGGAGTGCCCGGACCGGCCGTTCTGCCTGCTCGGTCTGGAGCAGGTCTACGGCGTGCGCTTCGGGGCGGTGACCAGCATGCCGTCACGGGCGGCCACGATCGAGGCGCTCCTGGCGGGGCAGATCCAGGTGGGCATGCTCGAGACCACCGACGCCCGGCTGGCGATCGCGCCGGTGGTCCTGCTGGCCGACGACCGCGGGTTGCAGCCCCGCGAGAACGTCGTGCCGATGGTGCGCTCGGAGGTGTTCGACCGGTGGGGCGAGCCGCTGCGGGAGGCCCTGGAGAGCACCAGCGCACGGCTGACCACGGCCGACCTCGTCGCGCTCAACCGCGCGGTCGAGCTGCAGGGGCGCACCCCGGCCGAGGCGGCCCGAGCGTGGTGGGACCGCCAGTAG
- a CDS encoding phosphatase PAP2 family protein — MASLPQALPEQRAVGPVTRPAPPPIARVRRRRRPSGEPPPLPRQLRASGKWWLGLSAAVLLACVAVVATDTIRYVDVADTRVLQAIAGIRSPGLTAVADAAGMLAAAAVLHVIWLTDLVLLAVFRRWRHLLVWLGVGLLVINVGAAMATTLQRPRPFEVQVLGDWSGFAMPSLPVTVLAALLVSTLYSLVPPGRMRTIGKWLVCGLLVVTAASRLYLAQDHPTGVLAGIVLGVATPLAAFRLLTPNAAHPVRYTRSRPAHLDVSGERGAAIVRALQDQLGLVATDVAPFGLAGSGGSTPLKITVKAAGPQDDGGSCVFGKLYAATHVRSDRWYKLGRTLLYGRLEDEKPFSTVRRLVQYEDYVLRVFCDGGLPVPQPLGIVEITPEREYLLVTEFIAGAQEAGEAEIDDAVIDQGLAVVRRMWEIGMAHRDIKPANLLVRNGTLYLIDSAFAEVRPSPWRQAVDLANMMLVLALRTDAERVYRRARRHFSDEEIAEAFAATRGLTIPSQLRRMLRQQGRGLQDEFLALLPFRLPPVRIQRWTWRRGGLTVVTLAAATLAGYVSVGLLRSPL; from the coding sequence ATGGCGTCGCTGCCGCAGGCGCTGCCGGAACAACGGGCGGTGGGTCCGGTCACGCGACCGGCCCCGCCCCCGATCGCCCGCGTCCGACGCCGCCGCCGTCCCTCGGGCGAGCCCCCGCCCCTGCCCCGCCAGCTGCGGGCGTCGGGAAAGTGGTGGCTCGGGCTCAGCGCAGCGGTGCTGCTCGCCTGCGTCGCCGTCGTCGCCACGGACACCATCCGCTACGTCGACGTCGCCGACACCCGGGTCCTCCAGGCCATCGCCGGTATCCGCTCCCCCGGGCTGACCGCCGTCGCCGACGCCGCCGGCATGCTCGCCGCCGCCGCGGTGCTGCACGTGATCTGGCTGACCGACCTGGTCCTGCTGGCCGTCTTCCGCCGCTGGCGGCACCTGTTGGTGTGGCTGGGCGTCGGCCTGCTCGTCATCAACGTCGGTGCGGCGATGGCGACCACACTGCAGCGGCCGCGACCGTTCGAGGTCCAGGTCCTCGGCGACTGGTCGGGCTTCGCCATGCCGTCGCTCCCGGTGACCGTGCTCGCCGCGCTCCTGGTCAGCACGCTGTACTCGCTGGTCCCGCCCGGCCGGATGCGCACGATCGGCAAGTGGCTGGTCTGCGGATTGCTGGTGGTCACCGCCGCCTCCCGGCTCTACCTGGCGCAGGACCATCCGACCGGGGTGCTGGCCGGGATCGTCCTCGGCGTGGCGACGCCCCTGGCCGCGTTCCGGCTGCTCACTCCCAACGCCGCACACCCGGTGCGGTACACCAGGTCGCGGCCGGCACACCTCGACGTCTCCGGCGAGCGCGGGGCGGCCATCGTCCGGGCGCTGCAGGACCAGCTGGGCCTGGTGGCCACCGACGTCGCACCCTTCGGCCTGGCCGGTTCCGGCGGGTCGACGCCGCTGAAGATCACGGTGAAGGCCGCCGGTCCGCAGGACGACGGCGGGAGCTGCGTCTTCGGAAAGCTGTACGCGGCCACCCACGTCCGCTCCGACCGCTGGTACAAGCTCGGCCGCACGCTGCTCTACGGCCGGTTGGAGGACGAGAAACCGTTCTCCACCGTCCGCCGGCTGGTGCAGTACGAGGACTACGTCCTGCGGGTCTTCTGCGACGGCGGGCTGCCGGTGCCCCAACCCCTCGGCATCGTGGAGATCACGCCCGAGCGGGAGTACCTGCTGGTCACCGAGTTCATCGCCGGGGCGCAGGAGGCCGGCGAGGCCGAGATCGACGACGCGGTGATCGACCAGGGGCTGGCCGTCGTCCGCCGGATGTGGGAGATCGGCATGGCGCACCGGGACATCAAGCCGGCCAACCTGCTGGTCCGAAACGGGACGCTGTACCTCATCGACTCGGCCTTCGCCGAGGTGCGCCCGAGCCCGTGGCGGCAGGCGGTGGACCTGGCGAACATGATGCTGGTCCTGGCGCTGCGCACCGACGCCGAGCGGGTGTACCGGCGGGCGCGGCGGCACTTCTCCGACGAGGAGATCGCCGAGGCGTTCGCCGCCACCCGCGGCCTGACCATCCCCTCGCAGCTGCGCCGCATGCTGCGTCAGCAGGGCCGCGGCCTGCAGGACGAGTTCCTCGCCCTGCTGCCCTTCCGGCTGCCCCCGGTCCGCATCCAGCGCTGGACGTGGCGGCGGGGCGGCCTGACCGTCGTCACGCTGGCCGCGGCCACGCTCGCCGGCTACGTGTCCGTCGGTCTGCTGAGGTCCCCGCTGTGA
- a CDS encoding lysylphosphatidylglycerol synthase transmembrane domain-containing protein: protein MSTATAADVRRPRPLRYRLAGPVLSVGLVAAVFVWFLPQFTSLAQVWAAVVDMTWLEKSALLLAAVWNLVTYQFVVVATTPGMTVRQATVATEAATAVSNTVLGGAAVAVGLTYAMNSSWGFSRSRTSVALLIAGLWNNFAKLGLPVLALALLAFTSPPSTARVLAGLAGLLGLGAAAALLGAVLRGPDTAARVGRAAARVASAARRPFRRAPVTGWDRATAKFRDRTVLLLRARWHWITLATLVSHLSLFLLLLLSLRFVGVGADQVSLAEALAVFAFARLLTAVPLTPGGLGVVELALITGLAAAGGPRALVAAAVLVFRALSYVLPIPIGLGSYLFWRHNRSWRREPNAAPRTALVPEAA, encoded by the coding sequence GTGAGCACCGCCACGGCCGCTGACGTCCGCAGGCCCCGCCCCCTCCGGTACCGCCTCGCGGGGCCGGTGCTGTCGGTGGGCCTGGTCGCTGCCGTCTTCGTCTGGTTCCTGCCGCAGTTCACCAGCCTCGCGCAGGTCTGGGCGGCGGTCGTCGACATGACCTGGCTGGAGAAGTCGGCGTTGCTGCTGGCCGCGGTCTGGAACCTGGTCACCTACCAGTTCGTGGTGGTCGCGACGACGCCCGGCATGACCGTGCGGCAGGCCACGGTGGCGACCGAGGCGGCGACCGCCGTGTCCAACACCGTGCTCGGCGGAGCCGCTGTCGCCGTCGGGCTCACCTACGCGATGAACTCCTCGTGGGGCTTCTCCCGCTCCCGGACCTCCGTCGCCCTGCTGATCGCCGGACTGTGGAACAACTTCGCCAAGCTGGGGCTCCCGGTGCTGGCACTGGCGCTGCTGGCGTTCACCTCGCCACCCTCGACCGCCCGGGTGCTCGCGGGGCTCGCCGGGCTCCTCGGGCTGGGTGCGGCGGCCGCCCTGCTCGGCGCCGTGCTGCGCGGCCCCGACACGGCCGCGCGGGTGGGCCGGGCGGCGGCCCGGGTGGCCTCGGCTGCGCGCCGCCCGTTCCGCCGGGCGCCGGTGACCGGCTGGGACCGGGCGACGGCGAAGTTCCGCGACCGCACCGTCCTGCTGCTGCGGGCCCGGTGGCACTGGATCACCCTGGCAACCCTGGTCAGCCATTTGTCCCTGTTCCTCCTGCTGCTGCTCTCGCTGCGCTTCGTCGGTGTGGGCGCCGACCAGGTGAGCCTGGCCGAGGCGCTGGCCGTCTTCGCCTTCGCCCGGCTGCTCACGGCGGTCCCGCTCACGCCCGGCGGCCTCGGCGTCGTGGAGCTCGCCCTGATCACCGGCCTGGCGGCGGCGGGCGGGCCGCGGGCGCTGGTGGCCGCGGCGGTGCTGGTGTTCCGGGCGCTGAGCTACGTCCTGCCCATCCCCATCGGCCTGGGCAGCTACCTGTTCTGGCGGCACAACCGGTCCTGGCGACGTGAGCCCAACGCCGCTCCCCGGACCGCGCTCGTCCCGGAGGCGGCGTGA
- a CDS encoding phosphatase PAP2 family protein — translation MLVDSRRGLVVSGGLLAGAALVGVLVLLPATAPAVQAVDDAVWRWVGSAHSDVATAVAVALSWIGSAEVNWPLRGAALLLLAWRRHWLRMTAFALAVVTSELFIGPVKAATDRPRPPGALIETTAASFPSGHAIATAVTALGLVLVFARPGPRRWRWEVHAVEFTAVMALSRVYLRAHWLSDTVVGVLLGAGLALGWPALLMLLRHRRDPTASTS, via the coding sequence ATGCTCGTCGACTCCCGGAGGGGACTCGTGGTCAGCGGCGGGCTGCTGGCCGGCGCGGCCCTCGTCGGCGTGCTCGTCCTCCTGCCGGCCACGGCGCCGGCCGTCCAGGCGGTGGACGACGCGGTGTGGCGGTGGGTGGGCTCCGCGCACAGCGACGTGGCGACGGCGGTGGCGGTCGCCCTCTCCTGGATCGGCAGCGCCGAGGTCAACTGGCCGCTGCGGGGGGCGGCCCTGCTGCTGCTGGCCTGGCGGCGGCACTGGCTGCGCATGACGGCGTTCGCCCTCGCCGTCGTGACCAGCGAGCTGTTCATCGGGCCGGTCAAGGCGGCCACCGACCGGCCCCGCCCGCCGGGCGCCCTGATCGAGACGACGGCCGCCTCGTTCCCGTCCGGCCACGCCATCGCCACGGCGGTGACCGCCCTCGGGCTGGTCCTGGTGTTCGCCCGGCCGGGTCCGCGGCGCTGGCGGTGGGAGGTGCACGCGGTGGAGTTCACCGCGGTCATGGCGCTGTCCCGCGTCTACCTGCGGGCGCACTGGCTCTCCGACACCGTGGTCGGCGTACTGCTGGGGGCGGGGCTGGCGCTGGGGTGGCCGGCGCTGCTCATGCTCCTCCGGCACCGGCGCGACCCGACCGCCTCGACGTCCTGA
- a CDS encoding PHA/PHB synthase family protein: protein MAQPTTEPARTASAPPPQHPDAAPAAGGPEQAAEAATGLDMLLVDAARGPLRRLVPPAGTALRFGSALARKPDVVARRGGELARELGKVVAGRSELAPGKKDKRFTDPAWSGNPLLKRAMQAHLAAARVAWELIEDADLDWQDDERIRFTATNLVDALAPSNVPVVNPLSLKAVIDTGGASAFKGLRRMVKDLANPPRVPTMVEPDAFTVGEDLAVTPGAVVFRTDVFELIQYRPTTETVRALPLVMVPPTINKFYIADMAPGRSIVEHYVSSGQQVFMMSWRNPDERHADWDLDTYGQAVLDAMDAVERITGQEQVALQAFCSGGIITAMVLAHLAATGRQDRVRAVSYAVTVLDWDRAGTMSALMDEEAVQAATERSRKKGYLDGAQLAEVFAWLRPNDLVWNYWVNNYLQGKPPPNFDILFWNADTTRMTAGLHRGFIEVALKNALTRPGASRMLGSPVDLSAVTVDSYVTAGIADHICPWQSCYRSTQLLGGESRFILSTNGHIASLVNPPGNPKSTFQVAESTPPDPDRWLQQAETVKGSWWPDFMSWLGNRSGEEIPAPRELGGNGLEVLAEAPGTYVFDK, encoded by the coding sequence ATGGCCCAGCCGACGACCGAACCGGCCCGCACGGCCTCGGCTCCCCCGCCCCAGCACCCCGACGCCGCCCCCGCCGCCGGAGGCCCCGAGCAAGCGGCGGAGGCCGCCACGGGGCTCGACATGCTGCTGGTCGACGCCGCGCGCGGGCCGCTGCGCCGGCTCGTGCCGCCGGCCGGCACCGCCCTGCGCTTCGGCTCGGCGCTGGCCCGCAAGCCGGACGTGGTGGCGCGTCGCGGCGGCGAGCTGGCCCGCGAACTCGGAAAGGTCGTGGCCGGTCGCTCGGAGCTGGCGCCGGGCAAGAAGGACAAGCGGTTCACCGACCCGGCCTGGAGCGGCAACCCGCTGCTCAAGCGGGCCATGCAGGCGCACCTGGCCGCGGCCAGGGTGGCCTGGGAGCTCATCGAGGACGCCGACCTCGACTGGCAGGACGACGAGCGGATCCGGTTCACCGCGACGAACCTGGTGGACGCGCTGGCCCCGAGCAACGTCCCGGTCGTCAATCCGCTGTCCCTGAAGGCGGTCATCGACACCGGCGGAGCCAGCGCCTTCAAGGGTCTGCGGCGGATGGTCAAGGACCTGGCCAATCCCCCGCGGGTCCCGACGATGGTGGAGCCCGACGCCTTCACCGTCGGCGAGGACCTGGCGGTCACCCCCGGCGCGGTCGTCTTCCGGACCGACGTCTTCGAGCTGATCCAGTACCGGCCGACGACCGAGACCGTGCGCGCGCTGCCGCTGGTGATGGTGCCGCCGACGATCAACAAGTTCTACATCGCCGACATGGCGCCGGGCCGCAGCATCGTCGAGCACTACGTGTCCAGCGGCCAGCAGGTGTTCATGATGTCGTGGCGCAACCCCGACGAGCGGCACGCCGACTGGGACCTCGACACCTACGGGCAGGCCGTCCTCGACGCCATGGACGCCGTGGAGCGGATCACCGGCCAGGAGCAGGTGGCGCTCCAGGCGTTCTGCTCGGGCGGGATCATCACCGCGATGGTGCTGGCCCACCTGGCCGCCACGGGACGGCAGGACCGGGTCCGTGCGGTCAGCTACGCGGTCACCGTCCTCGACTGGGACCGGGCCGGCACCATGTCGGCGCTGATGGACGAGGAGGCCGTGCAGGCCGCCACCGAGCGCTCGCGGAAGAAGGGCTACCTCGACGGCGCGCAGCTGGCCGAGGTGTTCGCCTGGCTGCGGCCCAACGACCTGGTCTGGAACTACTGGGTCAACAACTACCTGCAGGGCAAGCCCCCGCCGAACTTCGACATCCTGTTCTGGAACGCCGACACCACCCGGATGACCGCGGGCCTGCACCGCGGCTTCATCGAGGTGGCGCTGAAGAACGCGCTGACCCGGCCGGGCGCGTCGCGCATGCTGGGCTCGCCGGTGGACCTGTCGGCGGTCACGGTGGACAGCTACGTGACCGCGGGGATCGCCGACCACATCTGCCCCTGGCAGTCCTGCTACCGCAGCACCCAGCTGCTGGGCGGCGAGAGCCGGTTCATCCTGTCCACCAACGGCCACATCGCCTCGCTGGTCAACCCGCCGGGGAACCCGAAGTCCACCTTCCAGGTGGCGGAGTCCACCCCGCCGGACCCCGACCGCTGGCTGCAGCAGGCCGAGACGGTCAAGGGCTCGTGGTGGCCCGACTTCATGAGCTGGCTCGGGAACCGCTCCGGCGAGGAGATCCCGGCACCGCGCGAACTGGGCGGGAACGGCCTGGAGGTGCTGGCCGAGGCGCCCGGGACGTATGTCTTCGACAAGTAG
- the phaZ gene encoding poly(3-hydroxyalkanoate) depolymerase — MSSTSRPGVVRSVTVGGRTLRVAVRPGTDDEVPPLLLMNGIGASLEVLQPLVDALDPRRTAIRFDVPGVGGSPRPVVPYVLSTLTPVVAGLLDRLGHTGQVDVLGLSWGGGLAQQFAVQHRRRCRRLVLAATGTGTLMVPAHPQVLARMLTPRRHRDPEYAREIAGLIYGGTMRTDPERAATALHTHTRVGPRRGYYYQLAASTGWSSLPFLRLIRQPTLVIAGDDDPIIPVVNARLMARLIPRAQLHVYRGGHIALITESDELAPVIDGFLDD; from the coding sequence ATGTCTTCGACAAGTAGGCCGGGCGTCGTCCGCAGCGTGACGGTCGGCGGCCGGACCCTGCGGGTGGCCGTCCGGCCCGGCACCGACGACGAGGTGCCGCCGCTGCTGCTGATGAACGGCATCGGCGCGAGCCTGGAGGTGCTGCAGCCGCTCGTCGACGCCCTCGACCCCCGGCGGACCGCCATCCGGTTCGACGTGCCCGGCGTGGGTGGGTCGCCGCGGCCCGTCGTCCCGTACGTGCTCTCGACGCTGACCCCGGTGGTGGCCGGGCTGCTCGACCGGCTCGGCCACACCGGGCAGGTTGACGTCCTCGGCCTGTCGTGGGGCGGTGGGCTGGCCCAGCAGTTCGCCGTGCAGCACCGGCGGCGCTGCCGGCGGCTGGTGCTGGCCGCGACGGGCACCGGGACGTTGATGGTGCCGGCGCACCCGCAGGTGCTGGCGCGGATGCTCACCCCGCGCCGGCACCGCGACCCGGAGTACGCGCGCGAGATCGCCGGCCTGATCTACGGCGGGACGATGCGCACCGACCCCGAGCGGGCCGCGACCGCGTTGCACACGCACACCCGGGTCGGCCCCCGGCGCGGTTACTACTACCAGCTGGCGGCGAGCACCGGCTGGAGCAGCCTGCCGTTCCTCCGGCTGATCCGGCAGCCGACCCTGGTGATCGCCGGGGACGACGACCCGATCATCCCGGTGGTCAACGCCCGGCTGATGGCCCGGCTCATCCCCCGCGCCCAGTTGCACGTGTACCGCGGCGGGCACATCGCGCTGATCACCGAGTCCGACGAACTGGCCCCGGTGATCGACGGGTTCCTGGACGACTGA
- the betT gene encoding choline BCCT transporter BetT, giving the protein MARSVQAASGGGPRRRVLFGALLGVLVVALWAMAGPASAADTIGSLVGWTSEWFGWFYIAFATVVLVFVLAIAFSRYGRVKLGPEHSAPQFSTFAWASMLFAAGIGTDLMFFAVAEPVTQYLAPPVGEGETVEAAREATVWTLFHYGINGWGMYALMGMALAYFAYRMNMPLAIRSALYPVFGRRVHGALGDGVDIAAVLGTIFGVATSLGIGVVQLNYGLYVLFGIPEGRTAQLGLILLAVAVATVSAVSGIDRGIKRLSQLNVILALGLAGFILVTGNTAFLLNGLVLNVGDFVSSFPERTMQTFAYDRPDAWLNGWTLFFWAWWIAWASFVGLFLARISRGRTIRQFVAGTLLLPFSYILMWVSIFGNSAIDRIRQGDAAFGDTAMNTPERGFYTLLMDYPAFPFVAAIATFIGLLFYVTSADSGALVMANLSSRLRQPQDDAAPPVRIIWAVATGVLTAAMLVVGGVPALQNATIIMGLPFGFVMVLVMVGLYRALRQEADRASSRHRVGPSRRPAARRRARLRRRRREPVATGREGADQYLRETVRPALAEVAAELRARGLRSEARWITDELGRTAVELVAEEDGRAPFRYRIQSRDVTRQGAGVREPVDAGYPRLDVHLRGAGSRGSDVATYDVMNYTHVQLIDDVLEQYERHVGA; this is encoded by the coding sequence ATGGCTCGATCGGTCCAGGCGGCATCGGGGGGCGGGCCGCGGCGCCGGGTCCTCTTCGGGGCGCTGCTCGGCGTCCTGGTCGTCGCCCTCTGGGCCATGGCCGGCCCGGCGTCGGCCGCGGACACGATCGGCTCGCTGGTGGGCTGGACCTCCGAGTGGTTCGGCTGGTTCTACATCGCCTTCGCCACCGTCGTGCTGGTGTTCGTCCTGGCCATCGCCTTCTCCCGGTACGGGCGGGTGAAGCTCGGACCGGAGCACTCCGCGCCGCAGTTCAGCACGTTCGCCTGGGCCTCCATGCTGTTCGCGGCCGGTATCGGCACCGACCTGATGTTCTTCGCCGTCGCGGAGCCCGTGACCCAGTACCTGGCCCCGCCGGTCGGCGAAGGGGAGACCGTCGAAGCCGCCCGCGAGGCGACGGTCTGGACGCTGTTCCACTACGGCATCAACGGCTGGGGCATGTATGCGCTGATGGGGATGGCGCTGGCCTACTTCGCGTACCGCATGAACATGCCGCTGGCCATCCGGTCGGCCCTCTACCCCGTCTTCGGCCGGCGCGTGCACGGCGCGCTGGGCGACGGGGTGGACATCGCGGCCGTCCTGGGCACGATCTTCGGCGTCGCGACGTCACTGGGCATCGGGGTCGTGCAGCTGAACTACGGGCTCTACGTGCTCTTCGGCATCCCCGAGGGGCGGACCGCGCAGCTCGGCCTGATCCTGCTGGCCGTGGCCGTCGCGACGGTGTCGGCGGTGAGCGGTATCGACCGGGGCATCAAGCGGCTCTCCCAGCTGAACGTCATCCTGGCCCTGGGCCTGGCCGGGTTCATCCTGGTCACCGGCAACACCGCGTTCCTGCTCAACGGGCTGGTCCTCAACGTCGGCGACTTCGTCAGCAGCTTCCCGGAGCGGACGATGCAGACCTTCGCCTACGACCGGCCGGACGCGTGGCTGAACGGCTGGACCCTGTTCTTCTGGGCCTGGTGGATCGCCTGGGCGTCGTTCGTCGGGCTGTTCCTCGCCCGCATCTCGCGGGGGCGCACGATCCGCCAGTTCGTCGCCGGGACGCTGCTGCTGCCGTTCAGCTACATCCTCATGTGGGTCTCGATTTTCGGTAACAGCGCCATCGACCGCATCCGGCAGGGCGACGCGGCGTTCGGCGATACGGCGATGAACACCCCCGAGCGGGGCTTCTACACGCTGCTCATGGACTATCCGGCCTTCCCGTTCGTCGCCGCGATCGCGACGTTCATCGGGCTGCTCTTCTACGTGACGTCGGCCGACTCGGGTGCGCTGGTGATGGCGAACCTGTCGTCCCGGCTGCGGCAGCCGCAGGACGACGCGGCGCCGCCGGTCCGGATCATCTGGGCGGTCGCCACCGGCGTCCTCACCGCAGCGATGCTGGTGGTCGGCGGGGTTCCGGCGCTGCAGAACGCCACCATCATCATGGGGCTGCCGTTCGGCTTCGTGATGGTGCTGGTGATGGTCGGGCTGTACCGCGCGCTGCGTCAGGAGGCCGACCGCGCCTCCAGCCGGCACCGGGTAGGCCCGTCGCGCCGGCCCGCTGCCCGGCGCCGGGCCCGGCTCCGGCGGCGTCGCCGCGAGCCGGTCGCCACGGGGCGGGAGGGGGCGGACCAGTACCTCCGCGAGACCGTCCGGCCGGCACTGGCGGAAGTGGCCGCCGAGCTCCGGGCGCGAGGGCTGCGGTCGGAGGCGCGCTGGATCACCGACGAGCTCGGCCGCACAGCCGTCGAGCTCGTGGCGGAGGAGGACGGGAGGGCGCCCTTCCGCTACCGCATCCAGTCCCGGGACGTGACCCGCCAGGGCGCAGGTGTCCGCGAGCCGGTGGACGCCGGCTACCCGCGGCTGGACGTGCACCTGCGCGGGGCCGGGAGCCGGGGCAGCGACGTGGCCACCTACGACGTCATGAACTACACGCACGTGCAGCTGATCGACGACGTCCTCGAGCAGTACGAGCGCCACGTCGGCGCCTGA